The genomic DNA TCCTAAGATTGAGAAGCAGTACAAGGAAATTGGCGGGGGCTCTCCAATTCGTAAATGGTCAGAGTACCAAGCCTCAGAAGTTTGTAAAATCTTGGATGAAACTTGTCCAGAAACAGCACCTCATAAGCCTTATGTGGCATTCCGCTATGCAAAACCACTGACCGAAGAGACTTACAAGCAAATGTTGAAGGATGGTGTGAAGAAAGCTGTGGCCTTTTCCCAGTACCCTCATTTCTCCTACTCCACTACTGGGTCGTCTATCAATGAATTATGGAGGCAAATCAAGACATTGGATTCCAAGAGATCTATTTCTTGGTCCATTATCGATCGCTGGCCTACGAATGAAGGTCTGATCAAGGCGTTCTCCGAAAACATTACCAAGAAATTGCAAGAGTTCCCAGAACCTATTAGAGACAAGGTggttttgttattttccGCCCATTCTCTACCCATGGACGTTGTTAACACTGGTGATGCATACCCCGCTGAAGTGGCAGCCACTGTCTACAGCATcatgaagaatttgaagtttAAAAATCCTTACAGGTTAGTCTGGCAGTCCCAAGTTGGACCTAAACCATGGCTGGGTGCTCAAACAGCTGACATTGCTGAATTTCTGGGCCCAAAGGTTGACGGACTGGTTTTCATCCCTATTGCCTTTACCTCTGACCATATTGAAACTTTGCATGAAATTGATTTGGGTGTGATTGGGGAGTCTGCATATAAGgacaaattcaaaagatgtGAATCTTTAAATGGTAACCAAACTTTCATTAAAGGTATGGCAGATCTTGTCAAAGATCATCTGGATAGTAACCAATTGTATTCCAATCAATTACCTCTAGATTTCACACTTGGTAAGTCTAGCGATCCTGTAAAGGATCTTTCATTAGTGTTTGGAAATCACGAATCTACTTAGAAAAGACGTGTTCATATCTTGGTTTTCGTATCAGCACagtctttgtttttttagtttgaatgtctttatttattatttctcagagatgtatatatatatatatatcgATATTTATTGCATAATAcagaaaatcttttttcgTCTTGTCTTGAGTTAAAGTCGTTAAGTAAAAAAGCGAGTTGCTAATATAAGTTGTGGTACTCATAATATAGTTCTCGTTTACCATTATTCCTGTTTATTAGCACTAGAGCATGTtatagtaaaaaaattgatttcgCCCAGGATCGAACTGGGGACGTTCTGCGTGTTAAGCAGATGCCATAACCGACTAGACCACGAAACCgtatttgttgaaatttttaAGCTATTCTAAACGTAGGGTACTGTTATCAATCCGTTAACTCACTGTGTGATAGTTGCCCCGGAAATCAAACACCAGACTGTTGTATATGAGGGGTGGTAATACCTACACTTTTGGCACTACTTTCCTTCAAGTTAATGGGCTGTCGATTAGTACTTCGTAGATTATTCTCCCCAGAACTCAGAAGTGCAGGCCTTTCTCACCGCCATTTCAAAGACAGAACCTTGTCGTGCTTGTGAAACATAAACCTGAAACTACGTTATTTATACTTGAAAAGGTTACAGAACTTGGCTAATAGTTATATGTTCACTTGATTGGGAAAAGATATATTTTCAACCAGTTTATTAAGAATAGAgagtagtaataataagTGCTCTGTACTGATTGGCAAAATGTCTAATTCAGTTGATCCAATGCATTCTGCTGTGTAATCAGTTATGAAGAATATGCGTGGACCACGTTAATtttcgaagaagaaacacTTTGAAACCCACAGGTTAAaagttgagaaaaaaacaagattgTACCTTATGTAGTATAGATTCATAATGTTAGATCAtgcaaaaaatataaaagaaatgacTATGTCTTGACTTTACATAGCATACTATTCGAGGAAGCCAGCTTTTMaaagaaaaaaaaaaaaaaaaRaaaaaaaaaataacataaATGTCTTTTTAATGCTTGTACGTTTAGGTTATGATAAACCTTGTTTGCTTGGTAAATGAACtatatcttttaatttGTAATATGTTCATTTTCCTTGAGTCTTGATGAACCAATAACATATTttatgcatttttttgttgtagtCGGATGATATTTACTGTTGTCGTCTAGAGTTTTCATAGTATTCTCAATTAAACCAAGCACATTATCAAGTGCTTCAGTCTCGGACCTCATTGGGTCATCGACCTTGGAAGTTCGTAGCTTTAGCTCCATAAACTCTTTCACTTTTTGGTAACGGTCCTCCAAATGGGCATCATCTGGGTCTTCTTCCTGGATGGTTGCGGTAGAAAAACTGTTTTGAGTAATAATTTGCATCTGAAGTGCTCTTTCTAGGCGTTCTATCTTTTTCACGTTGTTATCAATattaaatttcaatttatcGCATTCGTCCTCCTTCTTACtatattcttctttgacaTGGGTCATGTATTTCtctatatatgtatatttttgaaaatattgtttctccttttgagaaaattgGGTTTTATCTGCTTTCAAATTATTGTTCATGTTGAGTAacgttttattttcatttttaagTTTCTGCAACTCATACTCCTTTTGTTTGACTTGTTGTGCATAATCGTTTTGTAAATCTTGAAATTCGTGACACAAGCGTCTACCACGTTCTTGAAGTTTATAGTAATCCCTTCTAAGAATATtgtttgcctttttttcttcaagtaaCTGTTGCTCTAGATTGTTAATCgaaattttattatcatcaACCTCTTCAATCTCCtcaaaaaaacttttaagcacttctgtttctttcaatttgtttGTATCATCAGCTTGTCTtaaattttgttttgttacTATCAGCAAATGATCAATTGCCATCTGGAggcttttttcattaagttcttttttttccagctgTTCATGGTAGTACAATGAATCTATTGCGTTTTTGCTTCGTTCACATTCAGCTTTCCTATTCGTTTCATGAGTTATTCCTACAGCAAGTGTTTCAAAAGTCTGTGCCAGATCAGAGATACTGTTTATGGATACATGCTTAGTGGGAATGTTACAAAGTGCATAGCAACGGTTGACTGCATCATTCACATCTTTAAAAGTTTCGTCGTTTGATTCAAATTGACTTTTATAATCGAAATCAGGCTTCGGAGTATTTTTGCCTTTTGGAGACTTCATGCTAGACTTGTTTGGTGTGTTATTTGTATTCGTTGAAGGTGGAATACTCTTTTTAATACAActatttttgttgatttcattcacctttttcctttggtcaaaaatattaacaTCATCGTTACCAAACCTCACATTTGGCTTGGAAGGGGTCACTTctttaaagaaagaatcttTATAGGGAGACACCATGTTCGGCTTGCTGTTATGGCTTTCTCCATAGGAGTCGCTATAATTTGGATCTTCCGGCATGGCCTTACACGAGATGTCAAAGCGGGCACACGACTTACTTAATTAGATATATTACGAAAATAATCAAGAAGGGTTTATTGGAAAATACAAAAGCATCCTTTCCACTCATCAAACTTGCTGCTTTTATACGCACATTTCTCCCCTTTCGACAATCCATTTACTGGCACAAGATGAAGCAGCCGACAGCGGctagataaaaaaatttgttccCGCTTACGTACACAAAAATATTGGAGCCGCCTGAGGTAAAAGTCAAACTAAGGACATGTCCTTATAACCGAATAAGCAGCAATGGGACAGGTAGGTGTAGTTGAGTTGGAAAGTAAGGCTTGAAATTATACATGATCAAAGTTATTTatatgtttatttgttatatatttatatatatagagagagagagagagaaaaaaatataagtTGAACGCTAAACCTACTTCGATGCAATATAGTATATACTCTAAAGTGGCTAGCAGATGCTTTTGGAAACTTATAATATCACATTTATATGTATAGCAATATGAATAGAACGCCAACAAAAGATAGACAGGGAGAGACGAAATTTCATGGATAATGAATCGGAGGAATATATATGCAATTAatgaaatgaaataaactggaaaaacagtaaaattaaagaaactaaacaGACAAAAATGCACTGTCTAAATTAAAGCCGCCATCGATCAACTTCTTGCGAAAGGATGGGAGGGGATGAACTGAAAGTACTTATAAACGGGTTGTTGTTTCCGTGATGATCGGTTAAAGAGTCATCGCTCAGGCACGCGTTCTTattatcttcattcaaGTAAAAATGAGGTGAAAATGCATTATCACTTAGTTCTCCAACCATCCGATTACTCTCATCATCACCCTCCTCCTCGTATTCAAAGACATCCGGCGTCTGAGATCTTTCCGAAAGAGATACTGCATTTGAGAATGCATCAGGTTGCAAACTCGGCGATGAAGATTGGCTATAAAAGCGATGAGAATCGAGTAGGGACTGGTAGTCAATATATTTGAGTTCATCTTTTTCGATATCACGCTCCTTTGGATTCGAACTTGTTTGGTTCCGAGACGAGGATGGTGAACTAATGCTATTTGTAGGCAATTTGTTCCCCTTGGTTGACCCATTCTGTTTTGAGGGTTTGATTAGTGTATCCGTAGAATTATTGACATTTGAAGTTTTATTGTTATCATCTATTGTAGTGTCCGTGATGACACTTTGCTTGTCCTCATATGAGTCATCGAGAGAGGTGGCTAAattgttgctgttggtattgttattattatcattgcTAGAGTTACCAAAATCTCCAAAAAATGATGGAGTGGAGGCATCTGGTATGATGGAATTTAGTGAGTGATTGAACAAATTGGCAGTTGTAAATGTATCGTTGGGTTCATATAAGTTTGCATAGTCGAAATTATCAAGTTCAGTGAGTGGGAAGCCGCAGGACGCGGAGGAAGAGGAGTTTGTGGAGGAGTTTGTAGAAGAAGcaaatgataatgatgaagaaatcgaagaagaagaagaagagtaGGAGGATGAACCAGAATATAATGATTGATGTTGTGATCCTAATATTGGTAGGCCAACATTATTTCTGGCAGTGGTGCTAGTAGATGTGCTGTTCTCATTTTTGGCtacattttcaattttggcaGTACCGGCTAGAGGAGGAgaaggaggaggaggagaaGGAGTGGTGTTGtctaatttttctaaaaCTGCGTTCAGCCTTTTAGGTTTGATGAAAGTTGTTGTATCATTGTGATAAAGATGTTTTAATGGAGATGTGTTATAGTAATCTGTGTCTTCACTGAATTTTCTAGattgagaagaaaattttgaaagacttGGATTCGAAGAAATTAACTTTGAGGTTACGTTCTTTGGTGgattattactattttctttgatgatgGCAGCTGGCTCGACAACGACAGcaatgttttgtttttcttcctctttcttcCCCTGTTTGAAGGTAGTTATGAAGAGATGataatttttattattgttgttatcaTAAAATGTTTCATCATTGACGTCATATCTACAACAAATTTCAACATTCAAGGGGCAGCTATTTGACTCGTCTTCCATGgtgataatttttttgatgagTAAAATATACTTCAAACTATTTAAatcaataataaatttgaattcatcGATATCAGCATTAACCGTTTTGTTGTAGTTGGCCGTAACATAATGAATATCTTTCCACGAGTTGAAAGTAAATTTAATTTccagatatttttcaaaactcaAATTTTTAACGTATAGCAGCCCCACAATTTTACTTGAGTCATGATCTAATTGAGTGAGTGAGTGCAGCTTTATATTTTGGCCATTTAGATAATTGGATAGCTGGTCGTGTAGATCGGAGGTAGATAGCGTTTTAGTGAATAGGGGAGATGTTTGTGTAAAGGGAACCAAGTCTGTGCAGTGAAGCTTCCAATCACAGATATTAGTCGCTTGCGAAGCAAGGGAGGAAGCATCTGATGAACCCACTGGTTTATTATAGGAGGGAACTTTCTTGGACGTTATCGAATCATACGTATAGTCATAACCGGCTTGAACGTTTCTATGTTCTTCGATGCCGCCATCCTCCTCATCTTCGTCCTCGGAATCATAAAGATCTAACTTGAACATGTTATTTAAAGAATTCATGTAACGaaacttcttttcatttttcagcAGGTTAGTGACCAATGAAGAGTCGTTGAACCAACAGTCATCACTACTGAATAATTGAATATCATCAGTGGCCGTATAGTTGTCGACAGGAGATAAGGTGGGCGAGTTCTCATTCGAGATTGAACTTGGCTCCGCGTTTTTATCAAATCTTTTGACGGTTGTTAGTTCAATAGCAAATCGAACGTTCTTTTCAGGTGAagttagaaaaaaatcggaCTTGGATCTTGAAGGAAGATCGCTATGGGCtatcttcaaagaagacTTTAGTTTTCTAATGGGAGGAGCGGACGGACGACGTATACGGTTGTCCGACATGCTTTTGGTTAGATTACCATGGGGAAATGACGGTATTGTCTTTGATGGAGACAGTGTAGCAGTAGCAGATTCTATTACCATGATGTAAATTTTCTCGTTGTGTAGTGTTTCTGTACTTCAGTTGCACTTCTCGCTTATTACAAAAATTGAAGTTGAAATACAAAAGTAAAGTTATTTATCCGTCTTTGAAAGTACCAGCCTCTTCTTGACAGTAAGCGTTGTGTGTGATGCTATAATAATGATTAGCAGTAGCAATAACTATGTTTTAGCaccaaaggaaaagaaaagaaaagaaatgcgTAGCGTTAGaaatgaatcaaaaaagataCGAAAAGTGATCTAGATCctctttaattttaatttattgtttttgctATTTGCTGCttgacaaaagaaaagaaaaacgttTAAGAGAGACTGTGGGCAATGACCTATTCTACGTTACGTGATAATGTATATCGAACGCAACGAAggattaaaaaaaagaggcaaATGATGCCTGAAACAGAGTTCccttatataataaaatgCTTATAACCGTCAGAGAAAAGCTTCCCCAGATTgcgagaaaaaaaaaaaaaaaaggaaaaagataGGGAGGAAATATCtttgatatcaaaaaaaaaaaaaaaaaaaataaaaaaaaaagagagcGAGTGAcattaaacaaaaaaaaactgttgaTTCTGGTAGTAtccgtttcttttcagtgGTAGTTTCTGTTGGTTTGACGTGCGAATTTTCCCCTTGATGTTTTAGGCCACTGCCCCACTGTGCTGCAGATAACCGCCCACTCCCCACTAAATAATTTCTTGCCGTACACTCCCCGTTTATTGTCGTTTTGCGCTTCTCTTGGCTTTCCACCAGCTGCAGATCCAAGCCATCACGCACAGATATGCTCTTCACTGCTGTATTGGGTCGAGAAGGGGGTAAGCACAACTAAGCTGTGCCACCGTTTTGGGAGACCGCGTCCTTCCGCGTCCTACTCTCCGCGGATGGGTTCCCGAATTGAGCACGGGCCACCACACCTGTCTGTCGCTTAACACGGAGTGTGGGGATGGACATGGACTCTACGCTCCTGCCGTGGAGTAGTTACGTAAGCAGTTTCCTGCGGGGTGCGTCAATAGCGTTGACACTGGGCGGCCTCTCCCGCGTTTGTCTTGCGTGCGCGGCAGATCTCGGAAATTGCATATGCGTGCTCGGGCTTCCATGAACAAGGGTGTGGCAGCACCGGTTATTTGTCTTTACGGGTGTCCTTCTCCTCACATCTCTATGGGTACGCAAGGAGCAAGGGCGTTAAAAGCAGCCACATAAGACTAGGGcgcttatttttttatttttgtgCCGTGTGTATAGTTTTCTCATTCTCTGGGCGGAAATAAAGTGAAACGGCCGCTACGACGCTCTTGTAACTACTCTTAAACAGGCTGAAttcaatctttcttttttaacCTTATATCCCTACGTATatacagaaaatgaagaaaagaaagaaaagtacgAATTAGAGTCCGTGTAAGCACGATAATTACCTCAGCGTTGGCAGAGCTTTCTTGTTTAGCGGCAGGAAGCATGGGCTGAGGTTCTCCACCCTCCCTCACCTCTTTCTTTAGCAGAAGAGGTAGTGCATGTGAAAACTCAACAACTTGTTATATAATCCGCACTTCCTGCAAGTGACGCGCATATAGGAAAATACATCAAAGTAAACCCGTTCAGCACAATGGGGTTGTTAGTTTTTGCCCAATGCTGAGTATACTCTCCACTCTCCCCCTTAATGGATTCGAATTGCAATCGATCAGCTTCATGGTAGAGAAGTCGACTATAGCTTTGCTCTTTCCTATGGTCACACTACCATTCCCTACACCTTCTTCCTGCCCTGTTTCGGCACTAAAACAATCTCCGaattgttcttgaaataaGTTTTGTAATTCATGGACTTTCCAAGCATTACTGTCTCTCTCTTCTAGTTTTGATTCAGACAGTacgttcttctttttcgtttgtAATCCAAGagtcattattattatactATCGGCGACCGTTTCACTTACCATTGAGTCCTTTGTCCACTCGATAACAATGCTGTTTAGCGTTAGCTCTATTTCAACGTCGTCTAGTAGCTGCAATTTCGTAACATCTCCCGTTGTGGTTTTCTGTATACTCYCAAACATTTGTACTATGTGAAGGTATAGATCACTGATTTCATCGTCTTCGCTGCAATCAAGCTTGACTATTTGCTGAAGTCTCTCTCTGCGTATTTCCATCTTCAGGTCGCAGCTTATTTATCGCCGGTACTATTCAGTGTTACTGCAGACATGCGGTTTTAATCATTTTTCCTCTCATTACTTcttgtctttctttttttctttccgCGGAAGAATATTCCGATCAGAAAGCCACCTCAAAAATTCGTACTGTAAATTGGTTTCTTCTATCTGTCGTTAAATGAGCGCAGGGGGATATACGAGTAAGTACATTCGAGATTTATTCTCAAAATTGGTGTTTCTATCGCCATTGAAAATATATGGTTTTTGACATAGAGTAAATCGTTGTTATAATCTTTAATCGTCATCTACAATATTATCGAAAAAAATCGAGTCAACTACTTGTTTCATTGGACCTAATTCAGCTACtgttttcaacaaatgGTCCTTGGAATTGATTTGACGATAAGTCTTACATGAAAATTAGGACCACGTGATTTAAGCACTTCGGTAACTTTGATGGAGTTAAGAAAATTATCTTAAAAACAGATTGTGCTGTAAGCTTTTTCCATTGGACTTGGCGACCATGACAGACGGTAAAAAgctggttttttttttctgtttcatcatcaacttgttatttcttgttttctaatTTGTACTTTTCTCTGTATTGTTTGATGACGGTGATGTGCTTTAAAGGCGGTCTTTCTGCATGACATTTTAAGCTCTTCTCGATCCGCAAAAATAATTCACAGAATTGGTCAAGGAGATGTATATCACAGGAGACGCGCCATTTTAGTATTggtatttgattttttattcttgtttgaaagaaatgtGCACTGGGCAAGGATTTTGTATGTCTTGGTGTATGCCTcgcctttttctttaataatCCTCGAAGTCTCCAGCGAGCCGCAGACTATAAATCAAGGTTAGATCCGTTACAGCTACAATATAAAATGCTAATGCACATGCAATTCGACGCATGGCAGGCACTTTCTAAATAATCATCTCATGCCGACCACTTCAGTTGTCTGACGGAATGAGATAATAAATTCTCATTAATTGAGAATTCCTTTGCCGCGAAATATCCTCCTTCCAGGAATTTCTAAAATATTTAGTATATAAGTGTTGTTATTAAAAGTAATTAGTTTCTGAATAATAAAGGTCGTCGCGTTTTGTTTATAATAATCTTGTATGGtgtttatttctttatttctgaatttggaaagtttCGACGAACGTCAAATTGAATTCTACCAGAGGCGGCGACACGATCAATAAAATGCCTACAGtggttttcgttttcaacGCTTTATATTCAACATATTTGAATAGTATCAGGCACCTTCCACGCTGAAGAGGATTAAGC from Saccharomyces eubayanus strain FM1318 chromosome VIII, whole genome shotgun sequence includes the following:
- the HEM15 gene encoding ferrochelatase HEM15; the encoded protein is MLSRTIRAQGTALKMSQLTVTRSLSSTLNLQNVKTRPPTGIVLMNMGGPSKVEDTYDFLYQLFADNDLIPISAKYQKTIAKYIAKFRTPKIEKQYKEIGGGSPIRKWSEYQASEVCKILDETCPETAPHKPYVAFRYAKPLTEETYKQMLKDGVKKAVAFSQYPHFSYSTTGSSINELWRQIKTLDSKRSISWSIIDRWPTNEGLIKAFSENITKKLQEFPEPIRDKVVLLFSAHSLPMDVVNTGDAYPAEVAATVYSIMKNLKFKNPYRLVWQSQVGPKPWLGAQTADIAEFLGPKVDGLVFIPIAFTSDHIETLHEIDLGVIGESAYKDKFKRCESLNGNQTFIKGMADLVKDHLDSNQLYSNQLPLDFTLGKSSDPVKDLSLVFGNHEST
- the MPC54 gene encoding Mpc54p, with translation MPEDPNYSDSYGESHNSKPNMVSPYKDSFFKEVTPSKPNVRFGNDDVNIFDQRKKVNEINKNSCIKKSIPPSTNTNNTPNKSSMKSPKGKNTPKPDFDYKSQFESNDETFKDVNDAVNRCYALCNIPTKHVSINSISDLAQTFETLAVGITHETNRKAECERSKNAIDSLYYHEQLEKKELNEKSLQMAIDHLLIVTKQNLRQADDTNKLKETEVLKSFFEEIEEVDDNKISINNLEQQLLEEKKANNILRRDYYKLQERGRRLCHEFQDLQNDYAQQVKQKEYELQKLKNENKTLLNMNNNLKADKTQFSQKEKQYFQKYTYIEKYMTHVKEEYSKKEDECDKLKFNIDNNVKKIERLERALQMQIITQNSFSTATIQEEDPDDAHLEDRYQKVKEFMELKLRTSKVDDPMRSETEALDNVLGLIENTMKTLDDNSKYHPTTTKKCIKYVIGSSRLKENEHITN
- the GAC1 gene encoding protein phosphatase regulator GAC1; this encodes MVIESATATLSPSKTIPSFPHGNLTKSMSDNRIRRPSAPPIRKLKSSLKIAHSDLPSRSKSDFFLTSPEKNVRFAIELTTVKRFDKNAEPSSISNENSPTLSPVDNYTATDDIQLFSSDDCWFNDSSLVTNLLKNEKKFRYMNSLNNMFKLDLYDSEDEDEEDGGIEEHRNVQAGYDYTYDSITSKKVPSYNKPVGSSDASSLASQATNICDWKLHCTDLVPFTQTSPLFTKTLSTSDLHDQLSNYLNGQNIKLHSLTQLDHDSSKIVGLLYVKNLSFEKYLEIKFTFNSWKDIHYVTANYNKTVNADIDEFKFIIDLNSLKYILLIKKIITMEDESNSCPLNVEICCRYDVNDETFYDNNNNKNYHLFITTFKQGKKEEEKQNIAVVVEPAAIIKENSNNPPKNVTSKLISSNPSLSKFSSQSRKFSEDTDYYNTSPLKHLYHNDTTTFIKPKRLNAVLEKLDNTTPSPPPPSPPLAGTAKIENVAKNENSTSTSTTARNNVGLPILGSQHQSLYSGSSSYSSSSSSISSSLSFASSTNSSTNSSSSASCGFPLTELDNFDYANLYEPNDTFTTANLFNHSLNSIIPDASTPSFFGDFGNSSNDNNNNTNSNNLATSLDDSYEDKQSVITDTTIDDNNKTSNVNNSTDTLIKPSKQNGSTKGNKLPTNSISSPSSSRNQTSSNPKERDIEKDELKYIDYQSLLDSHRFYSQSSSPSLQPDAFSNAVSLSERSQTPDVFEYEEEGDDESNRMVGELSDNAFSPHFYLNEDNKNACLSDDSLTDHHGNNNPFISTFSSSPPILSQEVDRWRL
- the SYC1 gene encoding cleavage polyadenylation factor subunit SYC1, which codes for MEIRRERLQQIVKLDCSEDDEISDLYLHIVQMFXSIQKTTTGDVTKLQLLDDVEIELTLNSIVIEWTKDSMVSETVADSIIIMTLGLQTKKKNVLSESKLEERDSNAWKVHELQNLFQEQFGDCFSAETGQEEGVGNGSVTIGKSKAIVDFSTMKLIDCNSNPLRGRVESILSIGQKLTTPLC